The following nucleotide sequence is from Chaetodon auriga isolate fChaAug3 chromosome 19, fChaAug3.hap1, whole genome shotgun sequence.
AACATAGGCCAAGCCTCAAGGACTGCACATTCAAAATCCCAACCAGAGACGTCAGCAGTAAAGACAAGTGAAGACACAGATGCTCCTGTTCTGTCTCAAGCCACTGAGACACAAGAAACCCCTAAGATAGCAAACGATAGTCCAAAATTGTCAAAGAATGAAATTTCTTCTATTGAAGTCAAACTTAAAGAAGAGCCGTCTGGCAGTCAGGAGACGTCTGTGGATGTTGTGAAATCAGGTGCAGCAGCATCTGATCAGAGTGCCTCTGAAAACCAGAGTCACTGCTCTTCTGGGACCACGTTTGAACCCACTTTGGAACAGGCCACCAGAGACTCAACGAAGACGAGCTGTCATGATCTGGTGACATCCGTCACAGCAGTCACAGAATTGCAAGGGACAACCGTAGATTcacctccagtccagcagagcAGCGACCATCCTGCCCCATGTGTTTCACCTGCAGGAGACTTACCTGTCAGTCAGAAAGAAGAGGGTGAAGCTGCATATAGTCGCCAGACCAGGAAGAGTCGATTCCAGAAAGTCAAACCCAAACCCAACCTAGCACAGACATCAAGAACTGTACACTCTAAACCCGAAACCATGAAGGACCCCTTACAGAAAGACCCAACTCCACATCCCACATTACATGAAAAAGCAACAGTAGAGGTTGAAGCAGAACTAACTGACTGCACCTTTCCTGAAGAACCAAGTCAAAGCACTGGTCCTGCTTCAGATTTGATACCGCCATGTGATATAGGCTCTAATCTTACACCCACAGAGGAGCTACCAACAACTGAGGGGAAAAATATAAATGTTGAAGTTGTCTGTCAGGAAGAATCAGATGCAGCATTATCAGATTGGAGAGTTTCGGAATACCAGAACTTCCCTGAAGTCCAGGTTGAACCCAGTAGGGAGCAGGCCTTTAGAGACACAAGGCCAGAGTCCACAGAAGAACAACTGGTGTCTCCTGTTGGGACAGCTGAGAGTAGCTGTAGTAATCCGCCACCATCCGACTCAGTAGTCCCAGAGTCACAAGCTGGACAAGCGTCAAACATGGACTCACCTGTCCGAGAGAGCAGCGACCAACCTGCTCCCTGTGATACACAGGCAGAAgagtcagctgtcagtcagaaagaagagagagaagcgACATCCACGTCCCAGACAAGGAAAGATCATTTAGAAAGAGACAAACCCATCTCACCGAAGAGCTCAAGAACTGTacagtccaaacctcaaaccacAGAAGACCCCATCACACACGTGCAGCTCGTGGAGAAACCCTCCAGCCCGACCTCACAGACCGACAGCACAATAGCAGACGTGGAGCCAACCTGCAGTTCCACCCCTCCTGGAAAACCAAGTCAGGTTGAAAGTCCTGCTTCagctgcatcatcatcatcattggaATTATGCTCTACTCATAAACCCACAGAGGAACTGTCTTCAGCCGAGGGCCCAAAGACGGATGTTGGAGGTGCACCAGACTCAAGCTCAGAGGCTTCAGAACAAAATATACCTCAGAGAAGGCGACGCTTCCCCAAGGTCAAACCCAAACCCAATTTGGGGTCGTCCACTCGCACTCCACAGACAAAGCTGAGGTCAAATGACGTCAGTAAACCCTCCGAACCGCTCCACATGGACACGTCTTCAAATGTAACCTCAGAACAACAATCTGTGGACAATAGCGCAGAGAAGGACAACAAGCAGTTGACATCAACACATTATTCATTACACACAGAACTTCTCAGCTCAACAAAGTTACGACCTGCAGAGTCAGAGACGTCGCAGGGTGCGTCCTCCAGTGGTATCGTCACAGCAGCGTCTTCGGTTGCTGAGAGTCAGACTGTGTTGACAGACTCGGTTCTTGACAATAAGAGCAGTGAAAACCCAGCTGAAGGGGAATCCACAGGGGACAGGGTGGAGGCTGGACCTGCTTCCCAATGGGACTGCAAACAGGACTTGTCCATTAGAGctacagagacaaacaaccaaCCAACAGATGATCCAACTGCAATTTCAGGAGATGGTTCATCGGAGTTAAAGGTTAAATCTGTGCTGCCAAAGACTACACAGTCCACACCAGAGCCAAAAGACAGCACTCAGCAGCCACGTTCAGAGAATGACTCGGAGGCACAAAGTCAAGATCCAGTCCAGCAGTGTgctgaaaccactgaaacaaACCAAGCAGCTGCCAAAAGGTAAGACATGGACCATATGTTCCTGATTCTGTCACCAAAAAGATGGAAGACAATGTAAATATTGTTGTCGTGTCTTATTTACAGCCCAGTGTTTTAAACTACTGTAACagagtttgttttcctcttgaaGCACTGAAGATAATGAGACAGCTGACTCTTCCAAATCCTCAAGAAAAGCTCCTCTGACTCGTAGAGGTCGACTTGTTAAACCCAAACCCAACCTGGGACGCAGCAGGGACCCTCCACAGCCCCAGAAAGTCCAGAATATAAAACAAGCAGAAGCAGGTTTGACacctttttaaaatgaaagatcCTTTATCTTAAAGAATGCTGAGCAGATATTCAGGATTTTGcctctgcagcatcttttttgATCAATAATGTTTCTCCACAGACTCTGGTACTCGCTTGGAAGGTGTGGACGCTTCAGCTTCCCAGCAGCCTGTGTCTGAAGTCCAACCTGACGTTCAGgaaccagcagagggagccagtgAGCAATGTAGCACCCAAAACCCTCCTCCACATGTTGCTGGATCCTCCCTGAGCTGCGAGATACAAGTACCTGAAAGTTGTTCACAGGTAAGACATTAATCAGTGTCAGGATCAGAAtcggctttattggccaaggAAACGCTGCACTCATTGTactttaaaataaacaatatatacaaaggaTGATGAGGCagtaaacaatatatacaatatgtGCATAAGAAGGATTGTAGAGTAGCtcaactgaaaaaaatgttaaaaatgttggtTTTAAGTCAGCTGTTAACACTACATGTTGTGATTGAGTGTGCATGAAAACTAGTAGAGGTctaaacagcagctgaaagtaATGAATAAATAGTTTAAATAGTTAAAAGTAGTGAATAAGTTGTTGAAACGTCCAGATTCAGTCACTTTAAGTAGCACTACAAACACAAGCCAATCTTACCTAAACTTCAGCTCAGGTAGGTTAATCATATCTTCTtttcaaatgttcaaatgaacacatctgGAGCACGACAGGTGTTGATGATGAAGGGCTAATTAAGTTAATCACACAGGCCTGTGGGGGGAGGTCTGACAGAAAAGGCTCGTATACACCAACAAAACTACACAGAGGCACTGCACCGACGGCGTGGTGTGAAACTCTTATCAAATTTATGGATTAAACTTCAAATGTTTCTGATTGTCTTCACAGTCCCAGGATGCTTCAACATCCAGTACAGGAGGCACCCAAAGCCATCCAGGTCTCACACTGTTTACAGACAGTAAGTCCATCAGACGTCGCCGTCCCCTCACATCAGTTGCTTTTTCGCTGTGAGTCGCACACAGTCTTTGCACCGTGGCTCTGGCTGAAACcgctctcgctctcgctctcagTGCTGTCTGTGCAGGTGCCTTCAGATCCAGATGAACCgtttttcatcctctctttgACTGAGATCCCGGTGTGTTCATCAGGGGAGGTGGTGGACAGCGTGTCTGAGCCCCTCTCTTATCTTCCCGTAACAGACGCATCAGCGCAGCAGCAGAGGTTAGCGCCCGCCTTTTATCAGCTCGCCATGCAGCCGTGGGTCTGCTCTTGTTCCGTGTCTGATTCGACAACTTTTCCTCACCTCAGCAGTGTTCCTGGCGAGGGTTTGGGTTTGGCAGCGAGAGATGGGCCCGTCTCTAATGCCGCTCCGCCCGGGTCCACGGAGGAGAGCGGTGACACAGGCCTCGTCAATGTCAAAGATATCGGACCGGACACAGCTGCGGGTGTAGTAAGTAAAGTTGTAAGGAAGCACTTGTAGCTGAAGTGTGATTAAATATCTGCATTTGTCACACGTgttctttttctcacacacaccaggatTCGATCATGGAGAATCCAGTGGATCCACATGGTAGATTGAGTCCTCCAttctgtcatttatttaaaCTAATGCTGAATGTCGTATCAGAAACAGTAAATGTGGATTATTTGTCTTTATGGAACAGAGAGTTCTGCAGTGCAGCCGTCCATATTACCAGAGACTGGAGAGGACAACGATGAGACTGAACGTCCATCCCTGAAGCAGAGGCTGGCGGGCCCTGGGAGAACAGGTATGCAGTAGATAGATACTTACTCATCTCACGCACTCTCAGCAAATCTTCCTCATCGTgtccctgtttctctctggaCCAGCCAAATGGCAGGTTAAGCCCAAAGCTCAGAGGACGAAACAAGCCAGGAAGACCCCGGCTGCCAAGGACGCAGAGCCAATCCCCACCCAGGACTCAGAGCTTCCTGTGCAGCCAAAAGCCTTTGAGGCtgtgccacagacaggaagtggtgaTTATATTGACAGTGAAAAGGAGACACGAACGGGTGAAGCTGCACAGACGAGGAGGTCCGGCAGTCGGAATAGGTGAGGAAGAACAGTAAAAAAGTCCTTTAATATCAATCAGTTGTAATTAAATTCTAATTCATATTAATTTTCCACTTCCTGACAGAAAACCCAAAGacttcccttccttcctctctgagACAAACAGCACTGCCCCTTCAAGCGATGCTTCACGTGGCACCGCATCTTCTGAGGTCAaaactccacctgcagcaggaggacgATCAGCACCTGTAGCCTCAACGTCACGCGATGTAGCCCCCACACCGGGTCCAGCAGGGCCAGAGGAAACCCACCCAACAGCCTCGACCTCGGCGGAGGCGGACGTCGACCAGCGCAGCCGGCTGTGCTCAGACCAAAGTCCTGCCGCCTCCGCATGCACAGCTGAGGTGAGGCGGGTGCAGAGGTGGATGAGGAGTCGCCTAAACACCTCCACACAGTCGATCCCAGCTCATCCTTTGTTCTTCTCTGTCGCAGGTTGCAGCTTCTCAGCAGATCGACAGCATGGACAGCAGCTGTATGGCGGACGAGCCCACCAATGTGTCTCAGTACTTCTTAAGTGACATTTTTACAGACGTGGAGGAGGGATAGAAGCCGTGGAGAGGTGGAGTGAGGAGGaagttctcttttttttttgtctgtaaaGGTTAATTTATAACTAAGACTTtcgtttttgttgtttttactgtcaGTCGTAGTAAAGTGAAGCTAAATTTACGACACTGACAGAAGCGTTTTCACTTTCACGAGCACTTTGAGGATGTACAGAAGCTTCAGGTTGGTTCAGAGTCTTTTCCGTTTGCCTTTTCCTCAGCCAGTACTTCACCTCATAAATCTGGAATTGTACTTTATTACCAAACCTCTGGCAAATTTGCTGCGGCCCAAAGAGGTGGCAGCTTTTCAACCTCCGATTCCGTTATTTGGCTATTAGCGACCTGTGAACATGTAAATATTGTACAGTAGCGAACTCTTTTCATATGTTCTGTTAACATAGACCAGAAAAAGCAGATTACTCGCCGTCATGTACAGTtgcatgtttaaatgtgttatcTTAACGCCTcttctgtgtcattttgtgaACATCTTTAATCTGCTCTAATCTGAaacaatttattttgtttttatctaaCAAAAAAGGATgtcttagttttttttttctcatttagtAAAATAGCAAATTCAggccacaaacagcagagacttGAAGGGTCTAGTGCACGTTGTACTGTGTATATAGTGTAGATGAGGTGAACGCTCAGCGGTCCGTGTACAGAGACGCAGCACTCAGATTATTTGATACTTGAAGCGAAAACACGTGATGTCTTATCcaccttcagtgtttcagtagTTCATCGAAAGTAGAACGTGGGAAGATTTAAGATCTGAATAAAACAGATTCTTTCACCAACACTTGATCCAGTCTTTCATCAATAGTTTGATTGTTGATTGATAGGTTCACTGGCTTCTGATCAAACTAAACATTTTAATTGTagcagtgtgtgtcagacatCACCTGCGGCTGTCAGCTGACAGGTAGCTGCCACACTGACGTGGGAGAATAATTATGTTCCTTTGTTTAATGAAATCATTTGTTGGATTCAGTGTAATCGTGTgtaatataattattattatttttgaatGTAGAGCTTCTTAAaccccagtttgtgcctctcatgtaGTACAAAATTAGCCACAGTACAGCTGGAACCATGACTGTTGAGACGTTTTCTTAAAGTAGCCAGAAATGACACAAGCATGTGCTGAACGCATGAGGTGATTCAAAGGTGAAATGAACCTTAAATTTGTCCCTTTTGATTGGTACCGTACGTACTTGTGTCATACAACAGTCGCAGCGTCGCAGACTGCTGATGATGctaatgttttttcttctgtattaCTGTTCAGAAACACAGATGCTTGGCTCTGTGACGGGAATATAAATGCCTGCATGAGAGGCACAGACTGAAGCTTGATGGTGTTTTATGAACATACCTCTGGCAGTGCCGGACAATGATCATTCATCACCGTCATTAAGAGTGTCATGTGGAATTCTGGGTACTGATGAACGGTCGTGACATGGCTGTTACCgccctgctgctgtgaggtCTTCTCACGTGGGACTGAAGCTCCGGCTGGCTGTCTTTTGATGAAGAGCTCGTGATGAACTCACCACTGATGCATTGAAGTGCTGCGTTTAAGGCCGAGCCGCGTGCCACAGAAGACCCCCGGCTAAAGGAGCGTTACTGCAGGAGCTTCTCAGTGGTTGTAAGTCTGTTTGCTGCAGGATTGCATTGCATAGAAATGCACTGGGTGTTTCTCATAATGGGTCAATGTCCATTTACCTGCATATGAactaaaatgattttaaagcagTCCATGTACTTTATATTTGGTCACAGATAAACTCAAGAAACTCAAGTACTGCATGTTTTGTCAgcttaaaagtacattttatgACAACTAACTAGTAAATACCTTTGATTTATTGTACTTCTTAGTCTGAGTGAATGTCTGCTTTTAATGTAAGATATTGACTGTATAAACAGGCGCTCATTGTTGCTGTGATAAAGCTGATGGAATGAAAGACTCCTCTAATCCCTCATGCTGCAACTCTCTTGTAGTGAGGCTTAAGAGCGTTTTGATCTCTCTGTTGAGTAACGAACCGCTCTGTCTGCAGGTCCACTCCAGCACTCTTTCGCTGAGATTAGTCAGTCCACTCGCTGGactgctggctgcagagacCGGACCTCTGAGGCGCCGCAGACGAGGAAAATGAATGCTAACACCCAGGTTAGTGAAACACGGTGatattttaaaggttttttgGGGGCATTTCTGAATAATTCATTGAGGTTTTCATACTGTGGTTCAGCACAGGGACGCTTGcatagttctgttttcattaaacattttaatcttAATTTACAGGTAATTGTCGTTTTATGTGGTAGAAAAACGATCTGCTGATGAAACATTTTGAGGTGTTTGCACCTTAACAGCTTGTTAATGGATGCCCTTTGCTTCCATGTGCTGTGGTTCGGTGAAAAACTAACATACACAGGTGATCACAATCAATTTGCAGCTTCCGGTGTTGATGCTATTTGAGGAGTATTATAATATGGCACAAATTAGCCATTTAAGCCTTTTGCTGCACCAGTCTCGTGAACTGCAGGTTATGTAATTATGGGGGATATACTCAGAACAAAAATGCAACATATCAGCAGGGCTTAGGctcagaaacatgactgaattATGCAACATCGTCTGATCCCTAAAGCTGTGCTGCACCTCACTTGTGTGGTTAATTCAAGGTAAACCTCAAAAGACTGTGCCCAAGAATGTCGAACCAGCTGAGAACGCTGTGTAATCACAGCCATTGCGAAACAAGTCTAAAAATCTTACATAACGTCATTCAGGTGAGTTTGTGTGGCGTTGAATCAATGATGGGAAAACGCTCCCTCACAGAATCACTTGATTTGACGTtctcctggttaaataaaggtttaaaaagCAGAGACGGTCCTACGAAAAGATCACGAGCAAACATGCTACTAAGTGGATTGTCATGAAGGGAAGTTTTCCTCTGCCCCGTACACTGTATTGTTTCCCTCGTCATCCCTTTGTGATCTAATCGACTCACCTGAGATCAGCTTAGTCTCAGGCCTCTGACAGCAGGGATTAGTGTGACGCACCAATTTAACTGTCACCCCACGAGTTCTGGGCTGTTACGTAACAGATCTGGGTCACTGTGTTAGAGGCCTGGTGCCAGAAGGATGGCAGAGTGTTTGAAAGGCTGAAACGGTGACTACCGCCTGATAAAATGTGGCTTCATGTTTATTACTGGAATTACTAATCGCACTCCTTCACATTATGACGCATCAGTGTCAAGACTAAGAGTCCACAGCTGACTCGTGGCTCAAAgtggagctgaagctgatgggaatgtcgacagttttgcagatattttgtCATAAGCTGGTTGGACGAGgtcaaattttgacctgatgatgacaTCTAGATAAGTTCAGGAGCCGACAGAGAGGCTAAACTTCATCCTGAagggaacatgaatgtttgtaaCAACGTTCATGGACATCAATCCAATAGTTGATAAGAGATTTTACTCAAAACCACCTGGTCCTTCCAGAAGTTGTTGAGATATAACCACTGAAACATGATGTGATACCTTTGATTAAAAGAACGTTATTCTTCCCACTCCTCTCAGGACGAAGAGGTGCTGAAGCAGATTGAGAGGGAGGTGCGAATGCGGGAGGGGGCCGGTAAGCTGCTGGCGGCTTGCTCCAGGAGAGAGCAGGCCCTGGAGGCCTCCAAGAGCCTGCTCACCTGCAATGCCCGCATCCTGGCCTTGCTCAGCCAACTGCAGAGGATGAGGAAAGCTCAGATCCTGCAGAGGGTGGGACGCAGGTCAGACGGAGTGCGAGGACATGGGGTGTACGTGGGAGTCAGATACTATCAGTGGAGACAGATAGAAAAGAGTGGAGGCGTGCTGTTTGAGGACATGCCTCCTAccagccactagagggcagacAAGCTAACCCCTTTAGTCCATGGagtgttttgtttatgtgtgtgtttacctgatGTACTGTGTTGATAATGCATACGTGTGTGTAACATTGCTGATTGTGTAACAGATGTGTTGGTTCAATCATCTTCGTCCTGAGGCtaatttgtgctgtttttttacTGGATTCTATTAGTGTTCcttttattttgtccatctCGTGTGCAGACTATCCTGTGTTGTACAATGTGTGTTCATGGCTTGTTGGATAGATGATCTGCTTCTTTTCCTGCAGGCCGTCTGAAGATATCGTGTCCTGTTTGGGAAAAGTAGCCCTTTCAGGTGAGCGTTCACAAAACCCCctcatgaaaacagatgaatcTTTTATGTTTCTAACTTCACTATTTGCATTCTGTAGACCTGCGAATCCCACTGATGTGGAAAGACTCCGAGTACTTCAAGAACAAAGGAGGTAAATCCCAAAGCTGTGATTAAGGGAGCTGATGTGAACGGCTCAACTGAGATCAGatggattaaaagaaaatgaattgaaCAGCGAAGAGCATGTTTGCATAGAAACCTCGTTAACGTCACCAAACTGTCGAAAGTCCTTTCTTGAACTTTCTGACCTTTCACTCCGTTGTGCGTCCTTGCAGAGCTGCATCGCTGCGCTGTGTTCTGCCTGCTTCAGTGCGGCACAGAGATCCTCGACACTGACCTGGTGATGGTGGACAGGACTTTAACTGACATCTGTTTTGAAGACACTCTCATATTGTAAGTCTTTTCAGGGGTTCAGTTTTTGTCCGATCCCGCTTGAAAGGCATTTAATGCATCcttgtataaatgtgtgtgcgtgtgtgtgtgtgtgtgtgtgtgtgtgtgtgtgtgtgtgtgtgtgtgtgtgtgtgtgtgtgtgtgtgagcagcaaaGACGTAGGGCCGGGGTTCCAGCTTCGTGTCGAGCTgtacagcagctgtgtggtggAGGATTTCTCCTCGGGGGCTTTAGGACCCAGGAGAGTGAGCTGTCTGGGTGGCTCTCTGGGATGCTCCTCCGGGAAAAAGATCCGCGCTGCGTTTGAGTCTGCAACTTTCTGTGGATCCGTTTCCAGTGGAGGAGATCTAGGACCTGGGAGTGTGTCGCCGCCTTTATCCCCTCACCTGTCTGCACTGTGAGGATGACAGCTCTCCCTGAAACACTAGAGGAACATGTTTTAGAGCTGAGCGACTCCTGGAAAACTGATTTTGCTCATTGCTTTCTGTCTGAAGGGGGCCTAAGTTTAACCTGCTGGCTCACACAACACTGAGACTCGAACACATCCAGGAAGGTTTCAAGACTCATGATCTGTCTCTAGCAGCAACAGGTGAGTTGTAAGTCCCCTCCTCTCGTCTtctcgtctctcctcctctcctctaatCCCTAAactctttatttttccagaggacAGTCCCTTCTGGTTGCCTCTGTTTGGCAACATGTGCTGCCGCCTGGCTGCTCAGCCTCTGTGCATGATTCAGCCAGTCATGAGTGGCCAACTCAAGGTTAAGGTGACTAGATTATCATATGTTATCCTGCTCTGCGATCACATTATCATTCACTGTATcgcctccctccctgctctcGCTCAGCTCAGAGAGGACCTTAATTGCTGGAAAAATGTCTACGGGATCCTCAGGGGGCAAAGTCTCTGCTGCTATCAGAGTCCAGAAGACCTGGAGTCTGAGGACAAGCCATTACTTGTAATCCCCATCAAAAAGGTGGGTTCTAAATGAGAAGCCGTGAATGAGCAGATGGATTCACTCGCAGTTTTGTCCACGTTGATTACAATAACACGCCGAggccaccagagagcactggtGATTTAATGAAAAACGTACTCAGGAAACTCGTACTGGTGAGCATCTGGTGAATGGaatattttatgcattttaatgtctgtCAAACTCATTACACATGTTGTAtctttcatttggaaatgtaaATCTAAATAGCACCTTATCGCACAGAGACATTCTCCAACCTTCATGTTACAGATACCTTCTCACACACAGTATTTCACTGctatcactgctgctctgaggcACTTTCACTGAGCTTTAGCTTTCTACTTTTACTACCATGACACTCATCGGACACATAGGGTTAATACTTACTTTTGGATTATTCTAGAATATATTAAACCAGTGGTTCGCTGCCGCTTTGGCTTGTGTTTACTTGGTGTCACGTGTTTCAGATATTTTTGAGCTGTCAGCAGTGATTTCCTCTCTAACTGTTAGAGGCTCAAAGAGGTAAAATTCTCTAATATGTCACAAAAAAAGgtccatgaaatgaaaacagattggTGCTGCAGTGCCCTGACCCTTAAATTGAGAAGCACAGGATTAAACCACCTTGTTGTATATGATATCGTTCAAATGTTAAaagataaattcaaatgagctcctgcagctgatttgtttgttttcagccgCAGCATTTCCTCTCAGCTTCCTAACTGCAGTGAAACCTGTCAGTTATTAATATCTCAGTAGCGTTTACGGTAGCGTTGTGGCTACCTGTAATATCTCAGCtatgtggatgcttcacaccTTTGGTACTTTGTCAAGCAAAACTCCAGCCAATTATCTGAATAATAACGAGccagtgattgtgtgtgtgtgtgtgcttctctgtCAGGATACCCTCgtctgtgtgtcagagagaggcCCTGTCCATTGCAAGAGTGTATACGTCAGTACGCAGCATCAAGGCGAGGATGTGACCTACGTGCTGACCACACCCGCACCTGACGACACGCAGCGCTGGACCGAGGCCCTCTGGCAGCACGTCTACAACATGAGTGAGCAACGACATAACCCATGAGTCTCTGACGCtagctgctagcacagctgcTAAACTTGCGGAAAGGTTTGAAGTTTCTGAGTGAAACATCGTAAAGGAAGCGTAAGTTTAGGCTGTGAGCCAAGGAAACAACAACTGCTTTAGCGTTGCCATTAATTATAGTGGTTCTGAAAAGGGCTTTGGCACAGTGACAACCAAACGGTACGCACACGAAAGAATGAACGCCAGATTGTCATCAAAATCCACGTGCAGGGACGACGCGGTACAGCAGGTCAGGACGCCGCCCATTCTGATCCACTAATGCCCATTTTCTATCTGATAATCAGAGATTTGTACTCAGCTTCGTGATTATTTTTGAAGCTTCACTTTACGGTGTTGATAAACAGAGTTTTCTATGACGTGTCTTTCAGTCAGTATTCAGCAGTCCAAATTTTCCAAAAACTAGCAGCCTACCTCTACAGTTCACGAATGAACATCTGGTTTGTTCAATCTGGGGAACAAATACACGTGTGCTGCCGTAATAACATCCAGCCATTTTTTGCATTATGTAACGTATTCCATTTATTGCTCATAGAGAATATATTTAGGGTGGGAGCAGGTTAGGTGTGCAGCATCAGTTGGCCAGGTGAACAGAGAGCCACCATCGTGAGATTTACAACTCTGGCTTCAGGCTCAGCATACCTCAGTAACCCATTAACCTCACTGCGGTGCATGAAGCGAGATTAATGTATTAATGATAACACTAATAATAGAGGAATTGCAGCTGATTCACCAGAAAGAAACCACATGCAGCAAGTGAGTGTTgtacatagaaaagacagaatggacataaaaacaaatcaacaaattcatgaaaaataagatgaaatgtttatttttgggGAGTGGAAGGCAACATGGTGGCAGTATGACACCTCCAAAGCAAGCTGTAATCTGCCTTTAaactgaaagaagaagaagaagaagaagaagaagaagaagaagaagaagaagcgacAATGCACCTTTGATAACCACGAAGGAGCCagaagggaaaaggaggacgtTTATGCAGGAAATTCAGTGATTGATACTTAGAATTTCCCCCCAGATCTCCCACTGAATATATCCCTCCGCCATGTTGAAACAAGACGTACGAAGTGTACATACCTTAATTGGTGCAGAACATTTGTTCCTTAATCCTCTGTGTTCTGCGAGCACACGCAGCACATGCTTGTCTAATGTCATCAAAAGTGCATCAGACTGCAGTAATCACTGACCATGACATTTGGCACAGATGCTCATGCTCCTCAGAGGATGCATCCGAATTACTTCAGAGagcctctgacttttcatccagcacaACCAGCAGGTCCAAATTTTCATTTATCCAGCGAAATGGCTCGACATCTACCTGATGGATTGACAGTTCACGTTGCACAGATGAGCAGTGTGATAATTATAACTTTATTTAAGGGAGCAGGAGAAACAAGCTACACCTGATCACAGCATGACTCAAACTCAGCCAAGTCTCTTCATATAAGACGGCATTCTTTCATGGCGTGTTCGTGGCATCGGTGaggcctgcctgcctgttgATGAGCACAGTGTGacagctgtctgatgtctgactCAGATCCTCAGCTTTATTGCTCTGTACCCTCTCATCTGgtgtaaatgaacaaaatgtaaaaatccatTCATCTCCACGCAGGTGACACTCGGGTGCATTAACCTCACGTGTGTGACATACCTGTGAGACGTTAACATGGTAATGAAGACTCTGAAGCCAGCCTCCACTGTGTTGGAGTATTAATGTACACAACTTGTGAACCAGGGACCAGACAGCTTGTATGTAGTACGCTGCAATATTTAGCATCTGTTCAGATGAactttttaatgtaaaataatcaaTTCTCATCTCATGGAAAATCCAACAGTCTGCTCT
It contains:
- the LOC143338191 gene encoding uncharacterized protein LOC143338191 isoform X3, with product MFRRSRFSIRPNVGTAGRTAATPQEAPSVNQEASETPKDVSESSAATAVTDNKSAVSPSEKPSASGDGNDQNGEGTSSSAAVQRRKRFSVKPKVAPGRPSTLARTPKSPVKAVSETHVEASDLDKPTTSSQAETPAAPPGLQSPRRRRTSEDSKQPKVQPKPTIVSSDISGPAAVPPAEDSLEQSHLTADSGKQLESTSGSQVKEVPPRLPDKVPPSLPDKEAIEISEKAKTLVSSKSGLSLSPPALCLSRLLNNPSDLQRIAKARKLRELLRHEMHKEKKIKKAKARAKEYDLDPAKMTMRDLIRYLPLSNPMTSSLEDRAPENETVVPPSPGREESPERAQEPEVASTVASPREEEEEEAAEEEQDDAIMVPQVKVAEDGSLIIDEESLTVEVQRAKGPNPAQDRDPIFERGSTTTYSSFRKGTYSKPWSSEETDMFFLAVSMVGTDFSMICQLFPHRARSEIKNKFKKEERQNAWRIDKAFRDRRKLDIEYFSKLLEKILEVQKNRKKLKSLADKNSPKKRKRKAKGKKAEKKLSDVEEEDEEEENEIPLLEEEEEEEGEKENEDLCNEGGSPVSKPKKKRQRKSKQDASTEEPNVKKSKTGEKSSERDEAYIPEDAEAALPEDRTDPDMSEKTENVNAAKDPAIKPAKLSRGRAPKPLLPLGRKWGKKAPPPSTDKEDERANDGASDEQVNKDASPIRQANKRKSADDDISSEEEGVTIQPPRPTRYGRVPKPTNLLTYAAKDDAQSSASETTAASPAGSAASAAKPKPKSTAKRARSSKPQSAQESKKPKLVTLWASQSDYSDEENERQWEEEEEEEEEEQHPACSSSKDSIAPAFVPASLRSPPPVISEVEETMEEDVIDFLSSDHTEVTEDDGYNEAAQTLLAIGNLAHLSQSAQNQTAIQDHTTETTSVSVEETEQPHVEVEIASKPDAQEEDCATPLMYATHGQGVTETPEAVVTVELQNTTTDNGDVPIAETSDQRTGSDTDPTPQLQSCPERANKSSPQTRRGRLSKVKPKPNIGQASRTAHSKSQPETSAVKTSEDTDAPVLSQATETQETPKIANDSPKLSKNEISSIEVKLKEEPSGSQETSVDVVKSGAAASDQSASENQSHCSSGTTFEPTLEQATRDSTKTSCHDLVTSVTAVTELQGTTVDSPPVQQSSDHPAPCVSPAGDLPVSQKEEGEAAYSRQTRKSRFQKVKPKPNLAQTSRTVHSKPETMKDPLQKDPTPHPTLHEKATVEVEAELTDCTFPEEPSQSTGPASDLIPPCDIGSNLTPTEELPTTEGKNINVEVVCQEESDAALSDWRVSEYQNFPEVQVEPSREQAFRDTRPESTEEQLVSPVGTAESSCSNPPPSDSVVPESQAGQASNMDSPVRESSDQPAPCDTQAEESAVSQKEEREATSTSQTRKDHLERDKPISPKSSRTVQSKPQTTEDPITHVQLVEKPSSPTSQTDSTIADVEPTCSSTPPGKPSQVESPASAASSSSLELCSTHKPTEELSSAEGPKTDVGGAPDSSSEASEQNIPQRRRRFPKVKPKPNLGSSTRTPQTKLRSNDVSKPSEPLHMDTSSNVTSEQQSVDNSAEKDNKQLTSTHYSLHTELLSSTKLRPAESETSQGASSSGIVTAASSVAESQTVLTDSVLDNKSSENPAEGESTGDRVEAGPASQWDCKQDLSIRATETNNQPTDDPTAISGDGSSELKVKSVLPKTTQSTPEPKDSTQQPRSENDSEAQSQDPVQQCAETTETNQAAAKSTEDNETADSSKSSRKAPLTRRGRLVKPKPNLGRSRDPPQPQKVQNIKQAEADSGTRLEGVDASASQQPVSEVQPDVQEPAEGASEQCSTQNPPPHVAGSSLSCEIQVPESCSQSQDASTSSTGGTQSHPGLTLFTDMLSVQVPSDPDEPFFILSLTEIPVCSSGEVVDSVSEPLSYLPVTDASAQQQSSVPGEGLGLAARDGPVSNAAPPGSTEESGDTGLVNVKDIGPDTAAGVDSIMENPVDPHESSAVQPSILPETGEDNDETERPSLKQRLAGPGRTAKWQVKPKAQRTKQARKTPAAKDAEPIPTQDSELPVQPKAFEAVPQTGSGDYIDSEKETRTGEAAQTRRSGSRNRKPKDFPSFLSETNSTAPSSDASRGTASSEVKTPPAAGGRSAPVASTSRDVAPTPGPAGPEETHPTASTSAEADVDQRSRLCSDQSPAASACTAEVAASQQIDSMDSSCMADEPTNVSQYFLSDIFTDVEEG